CATGTTGTGAAACTTTGTTTTATGTGTTttaatatattgttgttttcttcaatgttgttttgttttatccCATTCAATCACGAGTGAGTAATTCACTAAGCAGGTATGCAGCAGAGCAGAAACAGGTAAACAGGGCAGGTTAATTCATCTCTAAACTCATTAAGTGCGTATGGCTTGGATGTTCAATGAGTAATTAACGATAAATAGGAGTAGCTAACCTGTTTTTAAGCTGAGCAATCACGAGGAGACTCTCTTTGTAAAGCTGAACTTTCATTGAGCACATGTAATTATGACACAGAGacgtaattaattaaatgttaagGGTTTTAGTTGTTCCAACTAAATGCTTTCCTGTTCTTAAagcttaaaaatatattaatctcaaggagacttattttgattgtttttaaaGAACGTTGGGAACAAGGGAGACATGACTCAACCGATTTTCGTGAAAAATATCTTAAGACAAAGCTGTTCCCACCTAATGAACAAGGAAAGGAATGCCTGTTCTGAAACCGTTTTGTGTATGCTGTATACCTGTTGTTTTCTCATTTGAATTTCAATTAAACTTTTTGATTGTTTTACGTTTCATATTGCAACAAATCACCTTCAAATCAACTTAAGCTTTTGGTTACTTTTTAAACTTGGCTATACATACTTTTATGGGAGTAAGAGTGTGGTTGTTTTATCCTCGTGGAGACGATAtctacttatcactttattacttggacCTAGTGCACTACTAAGATAACAAGCGCATCACACTCGTGATAACCCAAAGAAAGCTGCATTGGAAAATTTGTCATCCAATCTACTACCTAATTACCTTCAttatactatataatacatTGATTTGAATTATTTCAAAGTTATACAAAATTTTGTCGGATATCATTTTATACCAACACTTTATATATTAACAATAATCTATAgacattttatttattagattgaaatttattaattcctcactatatataataaagggtaaagtataaaaataaaccataTAGTTTAGTAGATTTACAAAaaaagttttataatttaaaagtttacaaacatgaatttatgatttttgCAGTTTACAAACTTAGACATTCTATTAAAATTGGTTGTAGTGACTATTTACCAAAAAAATGTAGCGATTtggaataattaaaaaaaaaactttgcaaATTATCCATATAGAAGGTCTGACgttgcaaattaactaaaccataAATATTGTTTGTCTGAAAAATTGTCGCACAAATCCTTTAACAGTAAACTTCATAAATTCGGTgtctttatttataaatttttaaatcacgAAATTGCGTTTGTAAATTGACCAGACCACCAAGTTAATTTTGTACTTTCTTCtataataaatcaaagtttTAAAACGGATTGTTTTTAAAACACGAGACGAATACCCAGACCCGTGAACAAATCTACTTCGAATCCGGACCCAAACCCACCCAAACATGGCCCACCAACAGGTCTACCTGTACTGTTCGATCTACATTTGGACATTACAAAATGCACCAGCGCATCACACCATATGGAAGCTCTTAAATCACATCACACAGTCATCATTTTCCACTCTTCCCAAACTACCCCTCACCCTCATttacatttttcaaaaaacgaGGGCCACCATGGTATTTTCAGACAAATGCCTGCAACCAAACATGGGACCCACTAAACCGCTGGCACCCATTGGTCTATCAATCTGTCTCGGATTTCAAATTGTGAATCAATTTCcatatattctttttctttccgttttctcttatttatagatctagcttagatatttttttttgaaattcaaaagccctaattttttctttcatttctagATCTGGGAGAGTGATAATAAAGAGAGATTTATCAGTGTTAGAGCGGTAAATTTAACAGCGAAATGAGAGAAATTATTAGCATACACATTGGTCAAGCTGGAATTCAGGTTGGAAATTCTTGCTGGGAGCTTTACTGTTTGGAGCATGGAATCCAACAGGACGGCACAATGCCTAGGTTATTTTCTTACCCTTTTCTTCATTTGCTATTTTTTTGCTTATTTTGATTCTAGTTTCCTTAGATCGAGCAATTATGTCGATTTTCGGTGAGATTGGAGCATTTTCGTTCGGATCTGGAAAAAGTTAACAATGCGAGTCATTGTAGGTTTTTTTTTCCGATTGGTTGAGATTGTAATCGTGCGAGTAATGTTAGGTGCGGTTTTGAATTTGATATTGTCTGTCGCTTTCCTTGGTTCGTTCAAGGGGCTTGAACTTGCTTTGTATTGTGTAGGACTGTCGAAGTGGGGACTATTTGTGTTACCGACAAATTGAACTAATTAGGGTTAAGAATTAACGGGTTCGGGTCATGAACAACCCATTAGCTTCACGGGTTAGGTAGCTAGATCCATATAATGTTTGATGAGTGGGTGGATCGGGTCACCCTGATCCGCTTGACccatttaaatttaaatatatttgtaaACACAGTAGTGTTCaccctgaatgaccaaattcatttgtgAATTTGTAAACAATAGTATCATGTCATTGAACCCTAGTATGTACATGTATCTTTTACCTAGAAACCCTAATTTATTAATGAATTTTGTAATAGGTTAAATGGGTTACTGAGTTTCATAACAcgtttagttaattaattacacTTGTTGTAACACTTTTTGTCAAACGGGTTGGGTCTTTTTTGGCCAATATTCAATTTGTTTATACTATTGTTGTAGATGTTTCTTATTTAGATCAAGAACTGAGGTTGGGTGCTAATgaatattaacttttttttttttttttttttttttgcagtgacACTTCAGTAGGTGTTGCACATGATGCTTTCAATACCTTCTTCAGCGAGACTGGTTCTGGCAAACATGTGCCCAGAGCTATTTTTGTTGACTTAGAACCAACAGTCATTGATGAAGTTAGGACTGGAACTTACAGGCAACTTTTCCATCCTGAGCAGCTTATTTCCGGAAAGGAAGATGCTGCTAACAATTTTGCCAGAGGGCACTATACTGGTGAGACAATTTTGTCTCATAATTTCTAAAAAATGCTTAGAAACAATGTTATAATGTGTGCCCGTGAGTTGGTTACCTTGTTGGGTGAATTCTGATGTGTTTCTGGCATGTAGTTGGGAAGGAAATTGTGGATCTCTGCCTCGACCGAGTGAGGAAATTGGCTGATAACTGCACTGGTTTACAAGGGTTCTTGGTGTTTAATGCTGTTGGTGGGGGGACTGGTTCTGGTCTTGGATCTTTGTTGTTAGAACGTTTATCTGTTGACTATGGAAAGAAATCAAAGCTTGGGTTTACCATATTTCCTTCTCCTCAGGTACTTAAAATGTTGAAACTTAATTGGATTCATGCTACATTTTTGTTGTGTTTAGCTTTTCTAGACCTATATGctttttatttgttgttgcCATCACCATATTTTGTGCAGCTACTCTTGTTTGGCCACTCTTTTTGCTTAAGTACAGTCTAGTTAAAGTGTGGATGCAGCTTGGATTATGTTGCATCAAAACTTTCATTTTAAAGCATATCACTCTTATCCATTTTGGAAACTGAAATTTTTGCAAACTTGTATGAAATGTCTCGGGTCACGTTTTTGTAATCTTCTTAAATTTGGAAACTCGTTTCCTAGGATGGAATTTGTTTTCAAAACTGGATCAATGCTAATCACATGTTGAGCAAATCCCTAATATTTTCTAGATCATCTTCTACAACTTTCAAAACGAAATTTTCCccctcttttatatattttttaatttatatttaaaaaattaaaatacattcttaaaatttcaaaatttattgatatattcatgtatttttgCTTAAAAGCTTTCACCACGTTTTTtcctctattatttacaaatacTGTCTCTCGGTTTCTTTTCCGTTTACATGTAACATATAGCTTAATTATTTTAAACTGAAGTATTCAAATTCACGGTGGGAAGCATTTCTTAACTGTTGTGAACTTTGTTTTCCTTGCAGGTCTCAACTGCAGTGGTGGAGCCTTATAACAGTGTGCTCTCTACCCATTCCCTTCTAGAACACACAGATGTGGCTGTGCTTCTAGACAATGAAGCCATATACGACATTTGCCGAAGATCCCTAGATATCGAAAGACCAACTTACACCAATTTGAACAGATTAATATCTCAAATCATATCATCTTTGACAACTTCCTTAAGGTTCGATGGAGCCATTAATGTCGACATTACAGAGTTCCAGACCAACCTCGTTCCTTATCCTCGTATCCACTTCATGCTTTCTTCGTATGCTCCTGTCATCTCAGCTGAAAAGGCATACCATGAGCAGCTATCAATTCCTGAGATCACAAATGCTGTGTTTGAGCCTTCAAGTATGATGGCCAAGTGCGATCCAAGGCACGGAAAATATATGGCCTGCTGTTTGATGTACCGTGGGGATGTTGTCCCCAAGGATGTCAATGCCGCTGTTGCCACTATCAAAACAAAAAGGACTGTTCAATTTGTTGACTGGTAAGTAAGAAAGAATTTAAACTACGATATCCCCTTTGTTGTCTGATATATTTTTCTGATCTGGATGTACTTTTAACTCTACAGGTGCCCAACTGGGTTCAAATGTGGAATCAATTACCAGCCCCCATCAGTAGTACCAGGCGGTGACCTAGCAAGAGTACAGCGTGCTGTTTGCATGATTAGCAACAACACAGCCGTGGCAGAGGTGTTTTCTCGCATAGACCACAAATTCGACCTCATGTACGCAAAGAGGGCATTCGTGCACTGGTACGTCGGCGAAGGCATGGAAGAAGGGGAATTCTCAGAAGCTCGTGAAGATCTAGCAGCCCTGGAGAAAGATTACGAAGAAGTTGGTGCTGAAGGCGGAGATGACGAAGAGGAAGGTGATGATTATTGATTTGCAGGAAAAAAACGCATATGTGAGCGAGAAGAGGGTATACATACCTTGGTTTTTGTTGTGTTGTTAGCTGTGAAGTTTTGTGATATAATGATGATCATTCATATCATATCATATCcattacattattattattattatgattctCACAAGATGTAAAAATTGTCATtatgtttctttcttttttaattctCTCATCAAATGTTCTTTTTTGATGGGGATGAATGAGGTTTAGTTTTTCTTACAGTTGAATGAATGCTTTTGTTATATTTGTATTTGGGTTATATGAATTTTTCCAGCAGATGAATCTTTAGTACATTGAGTACTTCGCAGGGTATCCGGTCCTTGAGAATTTATACGTATTTTTACACGATCATGATATGGTTTGTCGCGATCCTATATTGTAAGGAGACCAGAAATAGGATCATTAtggtaaaaattaaattaaataatttttggaAAGTCTAAAAGAAATTTGTACTTTCATATATTTTGTACCGGGTacctggattttttttttatttgtccaaaTGGGATTGGGGTTTTCATTTTGTACTTTCATAGTACAAAATATATGAAACTACAAAAATGACTGATAACAATCTCCAAATGGGAAATTCATAACCATCCAAATTCCTTTCTATCTTCTTCCTTTGTTTTGATTACAGatttattttgttgttgtttaattgagaaggaagaagggggcttgtcttccttcttcctcactCACCGTTTCTGTTCTTCTAGTTTTTTATTCTTTGTTtgataaggtttttttttttttgttggatttcatatattttaccgGATCTCTTAATTCGTTTAATCTGTATCTGTTGTTCATCATCTTTTCGTTTGTAACCTTTTTTggtttagcaagagcggaaatggtagatcttatccgtagaACACTAGATCTACGGGATTGCAAAAGAAAGGATTCAGATCCGAAAATTCCGAATGGGTTAAATGAAGAAATCAGGACTACAATTGCTTCTCTGTGAATTTGGAATGACGGGCAATATATGTTCTATTTGTTGTTTGTGTTAGTGGTACCTTTAATGACTTTTTTTACTCTTTGTAGTTTATTTCTTGCCCTTGTGGATCATGTATTAGGCATAGCCTATatttatgtaaggttttattccttaccgTTTTCATGTTATCATTGTACTAATCTTATTATCTAATGAAATGTTTGcattctatataaaaaaaaaaaacaatctccAAAtggaattaaatttgtttagtactacatttaatatgaaaataagatttttatttaaaaatcattatttttggaACATTGTTTTTCGTAAAGCTAAAAACTCCTGGTATCTTTTAGTAATagtttttaggataaattttaaataaaaccactgtagttttactaattttcagataaaggaccgtggtttactttttgtcaaaacgatgattgaggttttcaactttagcaaaataaggactttttcgattgatactattaaaatcaccattgacgacttcaaaaatgacatattttaagaactaccaatattctaagcaactttaattcttcaacttttttattttaagattatttagatgatgtttggtagagagagagaaagttaatgtttagagagagaaagttccaaaaaagatgattttcgaaaatcgaaaatgtagttccataaaaa
The sequence above is drawn from the Euphorbia lathyris chromosome 6, ddEupLath1.1, whole genome shotgun sequence genome and encodes:
- the LOC136232394 gene encoding tubulin alpha-6 chain, whose product is MREIISIHIGQAGIQVGNSCWELYCLEHGIQQDGTMPSDTSVGVAHDAFNTFFSETGSGKHVPRAIFVDLEPTVIDEVRTGTYRQLFHPEQLISGKEDAANNFARGHYTVGKEIVDLCLDRVRKLADNCTGLQGFLVFNAVGGGTGSGLGSLLLERLSVDYGKKSKLGFTIFPSPQVSTAVVEPYNSVLSTHSLLEHTDVAVLLDNEAIYDICRRSLDIERPTYTNLNRLISQIISSLTTSLRFDGAINVDITEFQTNLVPYPRIHFMLSSYAPVISAEKAYHEQLSIPEITNAVFEPSSMMAKCDPRHGKYMACCLMYRGDVVPKDVNAAVATIKTKRTVQFVDWCPTGFKCGINYQPPSVVPGGDLARVQRAVCMISNNTAVAEVFSRIDHKFDLMYAKRAFVHWYVGEGMEEGEFSEAREDLAALEKDYEEVGAEGGDDEEEGDDY